Proteins found in one Oryza glaberrima chromosome 4, OglaRS2, whole genome shotgun sequence genomic segment:
- the LOC127769613 gene encoding uncharacterized protein LOC127769613, which produces MASSGKEHRRGVPRPPPLSLYIEREQGEVIMAGQALATTRMLQQVATSSSGKKRILSKQLSMKETTREVKWEKRRRQIHRQRSSMALQDVEEEASANMFAATTDSEMGSSTERVPKRLTDGDLDELRGSMELGFGFDEENGGQNLCDTLPALDLYFAVNRQLSEPKMRLSTSSLPSPTSATSSSSTLGGTSNPGSPVAPSSFMDSWKICSPGDNPQLVKTRLRHWAQVVACSVKHSS; this is translated from the exons ATGGCAAGCAGCGGCAAGGAGCACCGGCGAGGTGTTCCACGCCCACCGCCGTTGTCGCTCTACATCGAGAGGGAGCAAGGTGAGGTCATCATGGCTGGTCAGGCGctggcgacgacgaggatgctCCAGCAGGTCGCCACCAGCAGCAGTGGCAAGAAGAGGATACTGTCCAAGCAGCTGTCCATGAAGGAGACAACCCGGGAGGTCAAGTGGGAGAAGCGGCGCAGGCAGATACACCGGCAGAGGAGCAGCATGGCCCTTCAGGATGTTGAGGAAGAAGCGAGTGCCAACATGTTCGCCGCCACCACTGACAGCGAAATGGGCTCCAGCACCGAGCGGGTGCCCAAGAGGCTGACCGATGGAGACCTCGATGAGCTGAGGGGATCCATGGAGCTTGGCTTTGGATTCGACGAGGAGAATGGTGGGCAGAACCTCTGTGACACGCTCCCCGCCCTCGACCTCTACTTCGCCGTCAACCGGCAGCTCTCGGAGCCCAAGATGCGTTTGTCCACTAGCTCCTTGCCATCACCGACATCAGCGACGTCGTCCTCCTCTACCCTCGGTGGCACATCGAACCCGGGTAGCCCCGTCGCACCTTCTTCTTTCATGGACTCGTGGAAGATTTGCAGTCcag GTGACAACCCTCAGCTTGTGAAGACAAGGCTTAGGCACTGGGCTCAAGTAGTGGCCTGTTCAGTGAAACACTCCAGCTGA